The Vigna unguiculata cultivar IT97K-499-35 chromosome 6, ASM411807v1, whole genome shotgun sequence genome contains a region encoding:
- the LOC114186643 gene encoding O-fucosyltransferase 23-like: protein MEMLSKFFTCTMNSVTSKCMVLLVTVLILRALLFPSFPGFDGIEWSNLVYIRTPLLNFDFGIRQDKFLVVPQIVWGLNNQKIAFARACLTARMLNRTLLMPSLSASLFYKEVDLLQPISFDKIFQFEKFNTLCHGFVRLGRYSDVLNRTQVLEMEKGSGRRWTVERDLSQLKEHGKGSFDDHEVIRIVGKNPFLWHDHWPVKDYARIFECLYLTEEIAKEVDRVVSRIRAVGRKITDNNEAVEMQSIITDDGPSFEPLPYVAVHMRIEIDWMIHCKNLERRLNTNQICSGKKEIVERVRNIAGLKTPVVVYLAVADKLLNNSSILDNWEEGFVPFEKKKLGVDGIYKKYPYLIQSAIDYEVCLRADTFVGNSFSTFSSLIVLERTQKMIRMNGTNLCGENVRWPSYAYNIPGTSNGPKRWVTNMSESNLQSISYGTNHISC from the coding sequence ATGGAAATGTTGTCGAAGTTCTTCACCTGCACAATGAATTCAGTAACGAGCAAATGCATGGTTTTGCTTGTTACCGTTCTGATTCTTAGAGCGCTGTTGTTTCCATCTTTCCCTGGATTTGACGGGATTGAATGGAGCAACCTTGTATATATCCGCACTCCATTGTTGAATTTTGACTTTGGAATACGACAAGATAAGTTTTTGGTGGTTCCTCAGATTGTGTGGGGATTAAACAACCAGAAGATTGCATTTGCAAGGGCCTGTCTTACTGCTAGAATGTTGAACAGAACATTGTTGATGCCAAGCCTCAGTGCCTCATTGTTTTACAAAGAAGTTGACCTCTTGCAACCTATTTCCTTTGACAAGATATTCCAGTTTGAGAAGTTTAATACCCTCTGCCATGGTTTTGTCCGGTTGGGGCGCTATTCAGATGTCTTGAATAGAACACAAGTTCTGGAAATGGAAAAGGGAAGTGGCAGGAGGTGGACAGTGGAGAGAGATTTGTCACAATTGAAGGAGCATGGCAAGGGCTCTTTTGATGACCACGAGGTAATTAGGATTGTAGGGAAGAACCCTTTCTTGTGGCATGATCATTGGCCTGTGAAGGACTATGCAAGGATTTTTGAGTGCTTGTATTTGACAGAAGAGATTGCTAAGGAAGTAGACAGGGTTGTGTCTAGGATTAGAGCTGTTGGAAGAAAGATAACAGACAACAATGAAGCAGTGGAAATGCAGAGCATTATCACCGATGATGGTCCTTCTTTTGAGCCCCTTCCATATGTTGCTGTCCACATGAGGATAGAAATTGATTGGATGATTCACTGTAAAAATTTAGAGCGGCGATTGAACACGAATCAAATCTGCAGTGGCAAGAAAGAGATAGTGGAAAGAGTCAGGAACATTGCTGGTTTGAAGACTCCAGTTGTTGTTTATCTTGCTGTTGCTGATAAACTCCTAAACAATTCTTCCATACTTGATAATTGGGAAGAAGGGTTTGTTCCTTTTGAGAAGAAGAAACTTGGTGTTGATGGAATTTACAAGAAGTATCCGTATTTAATTCAGTCTGCAATCGACTATGAAGTGTGTTTAAGAGCTGATACCTTTGTGGGGAACAGTTTCTCCACATTTTCAAGTCTTATAGTTCTTGAAAGAACACAGAAGATGATCAGAATGAATGGCACCAACTTGTGTGGAGAAAATGTAAGATGGCCTTCTTATGCTTACAACATACCAGGAACCTCAAATGGTCCAAAGAGATGGGTTACAAACATGTCAGAATCAAATCTTCAATCTATCAGCTATGGCACCAATCACATCTCTTGTTAA